Within Metabacillus sp. KUDC1714, the genomic segment TATTTGTTGACCTGGCTTAATTCCAATTTGTTTTGCATCATCTTTGCTATCTGCACCGATATCAATTAACATATTACTTATTTCCATTGGCTTTGATCGTTGTGATTCACTTAATAAATGTGGAGGGATTGAACCAATTACACCAATGATTGGCCCATTGTCTGTAATTATCTCTACTCTTTGTGCAAGCAGCACTTGACTCCACCAGCCACCAAGCGGCTGGAAACGGAGCATCCCATTATCCGTTATCGCAGTTACCATAAATCCAACTTCATCCATATGCCCTGCAACCATAATTGTTGGTTCATCTGGCTTTCCATGTCTAACACCAAAAATACTACCTAATTTATCTTGAACTACTTCATCCGATAATGGCTCAAGCTCATTTTTCATAAATGCTCTTATTTGATGTTCATTTCCAGATGCACCAGGAAGTTCTGTTAATGTTTTAAATAATTGTAAGGTTTCTTTTTTCATTCTTTACCCTCATTTCAGCGCAGATTGCGTCTTTTTCTTACTGTTACGTAATATGTATTGAAATAACTTCACTTAATATAACTAATTAACATGCTATAATGATTTTTATAAACTAGGCTCTGTTAAACTTGGTTGTTGATCTCCTCTTCAGGAGACCGCTCCAACAACTTTAGGCCATATACTAAAATGTATCTATGCATTTAAAAAATCGAGCGTAATTTAAATATATACGAATTAGGGGTGACGAATATGAAAGGTAAATATTTTTTACTTGGCTTAGGTATTGGAATTGCATCAACATTCCTTCTAAATGACCAAATAAAACAAATGTCAATCTCGTCCGATAAAGCATTAGAACTTGTAAAAAAAGCGTTTAAGGAAAAAGGTCCTATCGATGGGTCGTGGATTTATACAGTTCCTGAAACCTTTTCAAATGACCATTTAACTTATAAAGTTTTTAAAACTGGTGTTTCTCGTACTGTCAATGATCGTCTCGAGCAATATGAAGCGTTTGTAGATGCTAAAACAGGTACGATTATCCATGTAGAACAAATTGCATAATGTATAAGGGGCTCCCATTTACCTTGTGCCCCTTCTTAATATATATTCCACTAATTAATTCCTTTTTCGTTCAATCTTTTTTACAATATCACCTTGATCATTCCATTTTATTCCTCGGTAGTATGCATCATGATAAAAAGTAAACCATGCGTCTTGTGACTCGCCATACTTCAGCCATTTCTGCTTATTCTTAATCGAGGTCATTGGGTAATCATCATAAGCTAATACCCATAATGGATTCTTATGAGCATGTGTAGGCATTAAATCTGCCATATGAACAACCGTTTCTCCACCATCTTGTAAAATCACGACACTGTGACCATCACTATGGCCTCCTGTATGATGCATTTCTATACCATCAGTTATTGTAATTGATCTTTCAAATGTTGAGACCTGTTCCTTAATTGCTTCCCAATTTTCTTTCCAATATGTATTTCGCGAACGAATATTAGGTTGTTGCATTTCTTCCCACTCAATTAAGGAAGTAACAATTTTAGCGTTAGGAAACACAGAAATTAACTGGTTATCTTTCCACTTTGTTAACCCACAAGCATGATCAAAATGCATATGTGTCATTAATACAATATGAATATCTTCAGGTGTAAGCCCGAGCTCTCTCAATGATTGCTCAACTGCTGATTCTTCTTTGACACCATAATTTCTTAACTGTTTTTCATTTAGCTTACCAGAGCCTATACCTGTTTCTAAGAGAATATTCTCGCCATTTTTTTGAATAAGCAATGGATCTGTCCGTAACTCAATTTGATTTAATTCGTTAACAGGATACTTTTTCGACCAAAGCGTTCTTGGGACAACGCCAAACATGGCCCCCCCATCAAGATATGTGACCCCGCCATTTAACCAAGTTATCAGTGTTTGTCCTATTAAAAGTGTTTCCATTTCTTTCCCTCCCCCTTATTATTATCTTAACATACGACTAATTAGTTATGACAATAGATAACGATACAAAAAAAAAAAGGAAATGACATTTGCATCATTTCCTTTTTTTACATTTATTTTATTTCATTCATATATTTAGCTTCAACGCGATATATCCGCTGACCTTTTTCAGAGAATTTCTCTTCGTATTCTGTCATAATATTTCCTTCGAAATCACTATTATGAAGGTCAAGGCTTAAAAATTTCAACTTTAAGCCATATTCTGAAAAGCTTATTAATGAAAATTCAAATAGACCTTGATTATCTGTTTTAAAATGGATTTCTCCACCCTTTACAAGAATTTTCTCATATAGGGCTAAAAAGCTTTTAAACGTTAAACGTCTTTTACTATGACGCGGTTTCGGCCAAGGATCTGAAAAGTTTAAATACACTCGATCGATTTCATTTGCATCAAAGTACTCTGTCAAATCTTTTGCATTAACGTTTAGTAACTTCATATTAGGTAGTTCTAAATCCACAACTTTTTGAAGAGCTGTAACAATGACACTATCAAAAAGCTCAATACCAATATAATTAATTTCAGGATTCTGCACAGACATCCCTGTTAGAAATTGCCCCTTACCTGTACCCACTTCTATATGAATTGGATTGTTATTTCCAAATACTTCGTTCCATTTTCCTTTATATTGTTCAGGGTTTGCGATTGCATATTGTGAATGCTCGGCAATAAAATCACTTGCCCAAGGTTTATGACGTACACGCATGAAGACACCTCAATTGAATTAATTTCGTTCTAAAAGATAACATGAAATAAGCATGCATGCAATACTTATTAAGAAAAGCGCAAGCGCCTTGTTCAGACTAAGGCAGGCATAAGACGCTCAGGAAAAGAAAACGTTCTTTGTCTTCAATTCCTGAGTGGCTTATGACCCCGAGGGGCTAGGCGCTTGCGCTAGACACAAAAAAAACTAAGTAAAAAATTTTATACTTTCTTAACTGCTTAAAAAAAGCTGGATGGATATCAAGTCAAAAAATTTTAAACTTTTCTAATCCTCACAAAAAGACTGACTTTTGCTCTTGTCAGTCTTTATATATATTGACTACTCTATGTATTACTTAAGTATAATTCCGCTTTATTAAAGACAAGTTATATTTATATGATTTATCCCAATCTTTACGTGAAGTAAAACCTCATGGTTCGAGATTCAAGTATGAAAGGATGTGTTTAATTTGCCAATCCAATATCATGATCAGGTAAGTTTATTAAAAGATATCTTATCAGAGCATCAAAGTGAATGCTGTGGAACAGTTGCAGAGTGTGAACAGCTTGAAAGAGTAATTAAATCGTTAATGGCTAACTCAAGCACAGGCCAAAATGTAAAAGGTGTACTCGAGGACATCTATTTCTACAGCCAATCTGGAAAGAATTCAGCTTCTCTCGATCAACATATTGAGTCGCATCAGGACCAATTATCTCAATGGATTCAAGATATTGATACCTTTTCTTAATTTGAGTTCATTTTAATTCGTATCATTTTAATGTGATCTATCCAGTTCTGCTTGTCTTTTTCATTATCTTTTGCATGGTACCATAAAAACGATGTTAATGCCTGCAGTAGCACATACCAGTAAATTCTAGTTTTTAAGCGCTCATTAAGCTCCAAGCCATATGATGAAAGCCACTCTTTCCAGTCTGCTTCATCAATGTACCAATATAAAAGAATTCCAATATCAATAGCAGGGTCTGCAATCATTGCCCCATCCCAATCAATTAAATATAACTGATCGGTTTCTGATAAAAGCCAATTATTATGATTAACATCACAATGACAAACAACTTGTTCGTCACATTGAACATCTGGAAGTTGACGAACTAGTAATTCGATTGCCTGATTTATTTCTGGTTGCTCTAATTTTTCAAAAGCAACTGCTTGCTGTATATCTTCAATTATGGAGTTAGGAGTGAGCGGTTGCTTTCCTAATCGTTTTAACATATCTAATAGTTCTTTAGAGTGATGAATTTTTTGCAAGAGCTCAGCAACATTTGAACCATTCATGTCGATTGGTTTTAACTCACGACCAATCAACCGATGTTGAGCAGTGATTACATCACCATTCTCCATTCTCTTTGTCCAAACTAGCTTTGGAACGATTCCTTCTGCAGAAAGCACAGCTAAAAACGGTGAACTATTGCGCTTTAAAAAAAGCTCCTGTCCATCGCGTTTTGCAAAATAAGCATCACCTGTTGCTCCTCCAGCGGGAGTAATTTTCCACTCACTACCTAATACTTGTTCCAACCAGTTCACCTTCAATTTCAACCCAACATTTCATAAAAGTATTTAGAAAAGCGCAAGCTCGATGTTATTTCGTACTCTTCCTGCTAGAAATCATATTCGGGAATAGTTCGCTTGAGCTAAAGACCAAATCTAGATGTATTATTTACTTCGTCTTCAATAATCTTCATTTTGAAATAAAAAGGATAGCTATTGGTGATTATAGAATAATTGCACAATAGCCATCCTATTAAATTTTATCTCCTTATGATAAGACTAGTCAAGGAAAACTGAAAAACCTAGTTTTTACAGAAAACGTACGTTCCTATTTTATTGATTTTTGCCTCATTTTTTATTGCAATTGGCTCATTCAAATAGATTTTTTCAGGATCCACGACAATTTGCCAATCTCCCTTATTTAAAGAAAGCGTAAATGTTTGATTGAGATGATTATTATGAACAACAAAGATTGTTCCCCAAGGGCCCAGATGCTCCACTTCTTGTAATTGATAGGTAATCAGTTGTGGGAGTTCATCTTTAAAAACAAGATGTTTGTTTATCTGAAGTGAAGATGGAAAACGAAATGCTGCATGAAGCTTTCTTAATTTAATTAACCCTTTTACATATTCAACATTTTCTTTGTAGATCGATCGATTACTCCAGTTTATCCAGTTTATTTCATCGGGAGAGTTATAGCTATTTTCAACACTATTTTTAGTACGGAAAAACTCCTGACCTGCATGAAGGAACGGAACACCTTGCGAAAGAATCACAATGCTCGTTGCTAAACGATGTCTAGCCAGTCTGCTCCCCTCCATCTCAGTTGGACAAAAGGATAGAAAGCGATCCAACATTGTATGATTATCGTGTGATTCAACGTAATTAATGGATTGATGTGGTTCTTTAAACATAGATGGTGAACCACTAATAAGTTGTTTCATCTGTTCATTTTTTTCTAAATTAGCATATACAAATCCACGATCATGTACACTAAACGTACTTCCTTTAATAACGTCGCGAAAATGATCATTAAAGAAGCTAATTGTTGGAATTTTATTTGCATTTGGAATGATCGCTTTCTTTTCAAATGGCAAAGGTGTATCTAAATTCCACCCCTCACCTAATAAGAGCGAATCTGGCTTCAAAGCATAAATTTCGCTTTGTAATGCGAGCATGGTATCTACATCCAGAATCCCCATTAAGTCAAAGCGAAAGCCATCAATATTATATTCATTCATCCAATAGCAAGCACAATCAATAATGAATTTTCTCACCATGTATCGTTCTGAGGCAAGATCATTTCCAACACCGGTTCCATTTGATGGAATCCCATTTCCATCATATCTAAAATAATAACCTGGTACTAGCTTTTCAAAAGACGAATCCTCTTTTGAATATACATGATTATAAACAACATCAAGTATAACTCTTAAGCCTTGTTGGTGAAGTGATTGTACAACATGCTTTAATTCAATTATTCGTTTATACGGATTTGTGGGGTCCATTGAATAGCTTCCTTCAGGAGCAAAAAAATGAAGCGGATTATAGCCCCAATTATAGGAAGCAAGTGGGTTGTTTTCATCCACCTCTTCATAATCATTTACAGGTAAAAGTTCAACATGTGTTACACCAAGCTCAGACATATAGGAGATACCTGTTGAATCACCTTGCTTATTTTTCGTACCCTTCTCTAACCATGCATTGTATTTACCTTTATGGATCATACCGCTATCCTCATGTATAGAAAAATCGCGGATGTGAGCTTCATAAATAATTGCATCTGTCTTCTGTTTAAAAATAGGGAGCTCAACAGTAGGGATAGAGATTTTTTCTTTATCAACAATTACACCATATTCACCATTTATTGAAACTGCTGTCGTATATGGATCTACCGCTTCACGCCACACTAAATTTACGCATGCAAGATAAGTGTAGAAGTATCCCTCAAAGTCACCTTCCAAAACAATTGACCAAGTTCCTTTCTCACATCTAACCATATCATACGTACC encodes:
- a CDS encoding PepSY domain-containing protein — its product is MKGKYFLLGLGIGIASTFLLNDQIKQMSISSDKALELVKKAFKEKGPIDGSWIYTVPETFSNDHLTYKVFKTGVSRTVNDRLEQYEAFVDAKTGTIIHVEQIA
- a CDS encoding YtnP family quorum-quenching lactonase, with product METLLIGQTLITWLNGGVTYLDGGAMFGVVPRTLWSKKYPVNELNQIELRTDPLLIQKNGENILLETGIGSGKLNEKQLRNYGVKEESAVEQSLRELGLTPEDIHIVLMTHMHFDHACGLTKWKDNQLISVFPNAKIVTSLIEWEEMQQPNIRSRNTYWKENWEAIKEQVSTFERSITITDGIEMHHTGGHSDGHSVVILQDGGETVVHMADLMPTHAHKNPLWVLAYDDYPMTSIKNKQKWLKYGESQDAWFTFYHDAYYRGIKWNDQGDIVKKIERKRN
- the trmB gene encoding tRNA (guanosine(46)-N7)-methyltransferase TrmB, with translation MRVRHKPWASDFIAEHSQYAIANPEQYKGKWNEVFGNNNPIHIEVGTGKGQFLTGMSVQNPEINYIGIELFDSVIVTALQKVVDLELPNMKLLNVNAKDLTEYFDANEIDRVYLNFSDPWPKPRHSKRRLTFKSFLALYEKILVKGGEIHFKTDNQGLFEFSLISFSEYGLKLKFLSLDLHNSDFEGNIMTEYEEKFSEKGQRIYRVEAKYMNEIK
- a CDS encoding YtzH-like family protein, with amino-acid sequence MPIQYHDQVSLLKDILSEHQSECCGTVAECEQLERVIKSLMANSSTGQNVKGVLEDIYFYSQSGKNSASLDQHIESHQDQLSQWIQDIDTFS
- a CDS encoding phosphotransferase family protein — its product is MNWLEQVLGSEWKITPAGGATGDAYFAKRDGQELFLKRNSSPFLAVLSAEGIVPKLVWTKRMENGDVITAQHRLIGRELKPIDMNGSNVAELLQKIHHSKELLDMLKRLGKQPLTPNSIIEDIQQAVAFEKLEQPEINQAIELLVRQLPDVQCDEQVVCHCDVNHNNWLLSETDQLYLIDWDGAMIADPAIDIGILLYWYIDEADWKEWLSSYGLELNERLKTRIYWYVLLQALTSFLWYHAKDNEKDKQNWIDHIKMIRIKMNSN
- the pulA gene encoding type I pullulanase; amino-acid sequence: MLKINRKYEAFLDQINEIAILVPKDLEKEDKAFYIKSNHGNELLTIKQKVNIESHVKYICQFTSDLQFGQTYMIIDERGIETDLQIGSVIRSVEFDHLFAYEGNDLGAIYHKEKTVFKVWAPTAIMVKIRLYQQNKTELGTYDMVRCEKGTWSIVLEGDFEGYFYTYLACVNLVWREAVDPYTTAVSINGEYGVIVDKEKISIPTVELPIFKQKTDAIIYEAHIRDFSIHEDSGMIHKGKYNAWLEKGTKNKQGDSTGISYMSELGVTHVELLPVNDYEEVDENNPLASYNWGYNPLHFFAPEGSYSMDPTNPYKRIIELKHVVQSLHQQGLRVILDVVYNHVYSKEDSSFEKLVPGYYFRYDGNGIPSNGTGVGNDLASERYMVRKFIIDCACYWMNEYNIDGFRFDLMGILDVDTMLALQSEIYALKPDSLLLGEGWNLDTPLPFEKKAIIPNANKIPTISFFNDHFRDVIKGSTFSVHDRGFVYANLEKNEQMKQLISGSPSMFKEPHQSINYVESHDNHTMLDRFLSFCPTEMEGSRLARHRLATSIVILSQGVPFLHAGQEFFRTKNSVENSYNSPDEINWINWSNRSIYKENVEYVKGLIKLRKLHAAFRFPSSLQINKHLVFKDELPQLITYQLQEVEHLGPWGTIFVVHNNHLNQTFTLSLNKGDWQIVVDPEKIYLNEPIAIKNEAKINKIGTYVFCKN